The following coding sequences are from one Desulfosporosinus orientis DSM 765 window:
- a CDS encoding IS110 family transposase encodes MFDVPVLSIDVSKSKSVAAVFKRYQVLDSKPFSFSHSPNDLSLLVDRLSKLELEMGQRPHVVMEATGNYSKPIAAFFQDAGFKVVVLNPLQTHAEKKKSVRKVKTDPIDANRIAQVYYLNQFTEAKPHMDYISELQNLCRQYDGFNTLYIETQLRFRSVLDLLFPKFESVFAHLCSPTALRVLSSFPSPNAILSASRDQIINCLKPAKMAKSWYELKTDALISAAKESLPFNRAQQSNLRVLRMYMDLLRSQQSILTDIRAQMVYWANFSLDYPLLCSIPGVGEATATTILAEIGDIKRFPSSKQLVAFAGIDPSVFESGKFKSSHNKISKRGSPYLRKAIYQATVAGISNRASGPLNMILRSFYLRKINEGKPSKVAIIATSNKLLRIIFGILASQQPFSDPK; translated from the coding sequence ATGTTTGATGTTCCAGTCTTGAGTATTGATGTTTCCAAGTCCAAAAGTGTGGCTGCTGTCTTTAAACGTTATCAAGTTTTAGATTCCAAACCCTTTTCGTTCTCTCATTCACCCAACGATTTATCTCTATTAGTCGATCGACTCAGCAAGTTAGAATTGGAGATGGGTCAACGTCCTCATGTGGTTATGGAGGCTACTGGCAACTACTCCAAGCCTATTGCCGCTTTCTTTCAAGATGCTGGGTTCAAGGTGGTCGTTTTAAATCCTCTTCAGACTCACGCTGAGAAAAAGAAATCCGTTCGTAAAGTTAAGACTGACCCGATTGATGCGAATCGTATTGCTCAGGTTTACTACCTGAATCAATTTACCGAGGCCAAACCTCATATGGATTACATCTCGGAGTTGCAGAATCTTTGCCGCCAGTATGATGGGTTCAACACTCTATATATTGAGACTCAACTCCGGTTTCGTTCCGTTTTAGACCTTCTGTTTCCTAAGTTTGAGTCAGTATTTGCTCATTTATGTAGTCCTACTGCTTTGAGAGTCCTTTCTTCTTTTCCTTCTCCCAATGCTATTCTATCGGCTAGTAGGGACCAGATTATTAATTGTCTTAAGCCAGCAAAGATGGCGAAGAGCTGGTACGAGTTGAAAACGGATGCACTGATTTCGGCTGCCAAGGAAAGTCTGCCTTTTAACCGCGCCCAACAGTCAAACTTACGGGTTTTAAGGATGTACATGGATCTCCTCAGATCCCAACAAAGTATTCTGACAGATATACGGGCTCAAATGGTCTACTGGGCAAACTTTTCCCTTGATTACCCTCTCCTTTGTTCAATTCCTGGCGTAGGAGAGGCTACAGCCACCACCATTCTCGCTGAGATTGGTGATATTAAGAGATTCCCGAGTTCTAAACAGTTGGTCGCTTTTGCAGGCATTGACCCCTCTGTCTTCGAATCGGGAAAGTTTAAATCGAGTCATAACAAGATTTCCAAGAGAGGGTCACCTTATCTTAGAAAGGCAATCTATCAAGCCACTGTAGCTGGAATTAGTAATAGAGCCAGTGGCCCTCTAAATATGATCCTCAGAAGTTTTTACCTTCGAAAAATAAACGAAGGCAAGCCTTCTAAAGTCGCAATCATTGCTACTTCTAACAAATTACTTAGGATAATTTTCGGTATTTTAGCTTCTCAGCAGCCATTTTCTGATCCAAAATAA